The following proteins are encoded in a genomic region of Salminus brasiliensis chromosome 17, fSalBra1.hap2, whole genome shotgun sequence:
- the nrtn gene encoding uncharacterized protein nrtn — translation MKLWKCAAIALTLCGAALSMFFSRILLPPKAPAPLRFELSSFSSPPSPLSSSPSPASSMSSNSSSSGIGGKFRRVRSANGANSVISEFVHMFQSFTEGELKQIVATLVERKARRDTKQGKRTKRAKNGSKACSLQEEEVTISQLGLAYISDETIPFRYCSGRCVASRRNYDLTLASLKRKHVLNREDLKKARHSPCCRPTAYEKEISFLDNQNRYHTIYEVSARECACV, via the exons ATGAAGTTATGGAAGTGTGCCGCCATCGCCTTGACGCTCTGTGGTGCTGCACTGTCCATGTTCTTCTCTAGAATCCTGCTTCCCCCAAAAGCTCCTGCTCCTCTTCGCTTTGAgctttcatctttttcttcacCGCCATCACCACTGTCGTCATCACCATCACCCGCATCTTCTATGTCCTCAAACAGCTCCTCTTCTGGTATTGGTGGGAAGTTTCGGAGGGTCAGATCAGCGAATGGTGCCAACTCGGTCATCTCCGAAT TTGTGCACATGTTCCAGAGCTTCACCGAGGGGGAGCTGAAGCAGATCGTCGCCACGCTGGTGGAGCGCAAAGCACGGAGGGACACCAAGCAGGGCAAGAGGACTAAACGGGCCAAGAATGGCAGCAAGGCGTGCTCTCTGCAGGAAGAGGAGGTGACGATTAGTCAGTTGGGCCTGGCCTACATCAGTGACGAGACAATCCCTTTCCGCTACTGCAGTGGCAGGTGCGTGGCCAGCCGCCGTAACTACGACCTCACGCTGGCATCCTTGAAGCGCAAGCACGTGCTGAACCGGGAGGACCTCAAGAAAGCCAGGCACAGCCCCTGCTGCCGGCCAACCGCTTACGAAAAGGAGATCTCCTTTCTAGACAACCAGAACCGATACCACACCATCTACGAGGTTTCAGCACGTGAGTGCGCCTGCGTATGA